The proteins below come from a single Nostoc sp. KVJ3 genomic window:
- the corA gene encoding magnesium/cobalt transporter CorA: MVRKLRRLPKIVKRLYEDEFHHQPGTLPGTIFIDEDAPPPIIFLIDYSQTNFIREQMTIPEDCVPYLEMDSISWVDVQGLGSQDILQRLGKVFKLHPLVLEDIVNVPERPKIEDYEEQLLFISRMVVPKEKTCGFYSEQVSLILGKNYLLTVQEEPEHDCFEGVRSRIEKSKGIIRKQGADYLAYAVLDAIIDGFFPVLELYGERIEELEEEVIVKPNPQTLQNIYQIRRELLQLRRAIWPQRDAINSLIRDGSDLISEEVRIYLRDCYDHTVQVMDMVETYRELASGLMDVYLSAVSNKMNEIMKVLTVVSTIFIPLTFVAGIYGMNFNTEKSPYNMPELNWYWGYPVCLAVMVAIALGLLFFFWQRGWLQNSVTIKRN, encoded by the coding sequence ATGGTACGAAAACTGCGTCGTCTTCCCAAAATTGTAAAAAGGTTATACGAAGATGAGTTCCATCACCAACCGGGGACTCTACCAGGAACCATTTTTATTGATGAAGATGCTCCACCACCGATAATATTCTTGATTGACTATAGCCAAACCAATTTCATCCGCGAACAAATGACAATCCCAGAAGATTGTGTTCCATACTTGGAAATGGACTCTATTTCTTGGGTAGATGTACAAGGTTTAGGTAGTCAAGACATATTACAACGATTGGGTAAGGTTTTTAAGTTACATCCTCTAGTTTTAGAGGATATAGTCAATGTGCCGGAACGTCCCAAAATAGAAGATTATGAAGAGCAATTGTTATTCATTTCCCGCATGGTAGTACCAAAGGAAAAAACTTGTGGTTTTTACAGCGAACAAGTGAGCTTGATATTAGGGAAAAATTATTTGCTGACAGTCCAAGAAGAACCAGAACATGATTGTTTTGAAGGAGTGCGATCGCGAATAGAAAAAAGCAAAGGGATCATCCGCAAACAAGGGGCCGATTATTTAGCTTACGCCGTTTTAGATGCCATTATTGATGGCTTTTTCCCCGTGCTGGAGCTTTATGGTGAGCGAATTGAAGAGTTGGAAGAAGAGGTAATAGTCAAACCTAACCCACAAACACTACAAAATATTTATCAAATTAGGCGAGAACTACTACAACTGCGTCGTGCTATCTGGCCTCAGCGAGATGCAATTAATTCCTTAATTCGAGATGGCAGTGATTTAATTAGTGAAGAAGTGCGAATCTACTTGCGAGATTGTTATGACCATACAGTACAAGTAATGGATATGGTAGAAACTTATCGAGAACTAGCATCAGGATTAATGGATGTTTACCTTTCGGCAGTTAGTAATAAAATGAATGAAATCATGAAGGTACTAACGGTAGTTTCAACAATTTTCATTCCACTGACTTTTGTGGCTGGAATATATGGTATGAATTTCAATACTGAAAAATCGCCCTATAATATGCCTGAATTAAATTGGTATTGGGGCTACCCAGTTTGCTTGGCGGTAATGGTAGCGATCGCACTTGGTTTACTATTCTTTTTTTGGCAACGGGGCTGGCTGCAAAATTCTGTAACAATTAAGCGTAATTAA
- the groL gene encoding chaperonin GroEL (60 kDa chaperone family; promotes refolding of misfolded polypeptides especially under stressful conditions; forms two stacked rings of heptamers to form a barrel-shaped 14mer; ends can be capped by GroES; misfolded proteins enter the barrel where they are refolded when GroES binds) — MAKIIAFDEESRRALERGVNALADAVKITLGPKGRNVLLEKKFGAPQIVNDGITVAKEIELEDPLENTGARLIQEVASKTKDVAGDGTTTATVLAQALIREGLKNVAAGTNPVSLKRGIDKTIEALVKEIARVAKPVEGSAIAQVATVSAGNDEEVGQMLAQAMEKVTKDGVITVEESKSLTTELEVVEGMQIDRGYISPYFVTNNERQIVEFENARILVTDKKISSIQDLVPILEKVARSGQPLLIIAEDVEGDALATLVVNKARGVLAVAAIKAPGFGDRRKALLEDIAILTDGQLISEEIGLSLDTAALEALGTARKITIDKESTTIVAGSVTKPEVQKRIGQIRRQLEETDSEYDQEKLQERIAKLAGGVAVIKVGAATETELKDRKLRIEDALNATKAAVEEGIVPGGGTTLIHLAKIVQAFKNSLQDEEEKIGADIVERALEAPLRQIADNAGAEGSVIVSKVRDSEFNIGYNAATDEFEDLIAAGIIDPAKVVRSALQNAGSIAGLVLTTEAIVVEKPEKKSAAPAPDMGGMGGMGGMGGMGGMGGMGMF, encoded by the coding sequence ATGGCGAAAATTATTGCATTTGACGAGGAATCGCGGCGAGCTCTAGAAAGGGGTGTTAACGCCCTTGCCGATGCCGTAAAAATCACCTTGGGGCCCAAAGGTCGCAATGTCCTTTTAGAGAAAAAATTTGGCGCACCTCAAATTGTCAACGATGGTATCACTGTTGCCAAGGAAATTGAATTAGAAGATCCTTTGGAAAATACTGGTGCAAGACTCATTCAGGAAGTAGCCTCAAAAACTAAAGATGTTGCTGGGGATGGCACTACCACTGCTACCGTTTTGGCACAAGCCTTGATCCGGGAAGGTTTGAAGAACGTCGCGGCGGGTACTAACCCAGTTAGTTTAAAGCGCGGGATCGACAAAACCATTGAAGCACTTGTAAAAGAAATTGCCAGGGTAGCCAAGCCTGTAGAAGGAAGTGCGATCGCTCAAGTTGCCACTGTCTCTGCTGGTAATGATGAAGAAGTTGGTCAAATGCTAGCTCAAGCAATGGAAAAAGTCACCAAAGATGGTGTCATTACCGTTGAAGAATCTAAATCTCTGACAACTGAACTAGAAGTAGTTGAGGGGATGCAGATTGACAGGGGTTACATTTCACCCTACTTTGTCACCAACAACGAGCGGCAAATCGTGGAATTTGAAAATGCCCGAATTTTGGTGACAGACAAAAAAATCAGCAGCATCCAAGATTTAGTACCAATTTTGGAAAAAGTCGCCCGTTCTGGTCAGCCCTTGCTGATTATCGCTGAAGATGTCGAAGGTGATGCTTTGGCAACTTTGGTAGTGAACAAAGCGCGGGGTGTACTAGCCGTTGCTGCTATTAAAGCACCTGGATTTGGCGATCGCCGCAAAGCTTTGTTAGAAGATATTGCGATTCTCACCGATGGACAGTTGATTTCGGAAGAAATCGGCTTAAGTTTGGATACTGCTGCTCTAGAAGCGCTGGGAACTGCTCGCAAAATCACGATTGACAAAGAAAGCACCACTATCGTAGCTGGCAGTGTCACCAAACCAGAGGTACAAAAGCGGATTGGTCAAATTCGCAGACAGTTGGAAGAAACCGATTCTGAGTACGATCAAGAAAAACTGCAAGAACGCATCGCTAAACTCGCTGGCGGTGTGGCAGTGATTAAAGTGGGTGCGGCAACCGAAACCGAACTCAAAGACCGTAAACTGCGGATTGAAGACGCACTGAACGCCACTAAAGCTGCTGTGGAAGAAGGTATTGTTCCTGGTGGTGGAACGACCCTAATTCACTTAGCCAAGATTGTACAAGCGTTTAAAAACAGCCTACAAGACGAAGAGGAAAAAATTGGGGCTGATATCGTGGAACGAGCGCTAGAAGCTCCCTTGCGTCAAATAGCAGATAATGCCGGTGCGGAAGGTTCTGTGATCGTCTCTAAAGTCCGCGATAGCGAATTCAACATTGGCTACAACGCTGCTACCGACGAATTTGAAGACTTGATTGCGGCGGGGATTATCGATCCTGCCAAAGTCGTGCGTTCAGCTTTGCAAAACGCTGGCTCTATTGCTGGTTTAGTCTTAACCACCGAAGCGATCGTTGTTGAAAAACCAGAGAAGAAATCCGCTGCTCCTGCCCCTGATATGGGCGGTATGGGCGGTATGGGTGGCATGGGCGGTATGGGCGGTATGGGCGGCATGGGTATGTTCTAA
- a CDS encoding MraY family glycosyltransferase codes for MNLDNSLKSLGIADPSGTGWLAVVFTFLLAWLVTWRLIPTVRKFALRVGWADQPNARRLNREPLPNAGGLAIYAGVIAALVLASLLRPIELQNVLAQVLTILLGGSILVLVGFIDDQFGLPPSVRLWAQIVTALLLVANGISVKVLFGTPIDSFLSMLLTVLWVVGITNAINLMDGMDGLAGGISFITAMSLLGVAAQFNNRAAAILVLAALGGAALGFLRHNFHPSRIIMGDAGAYFFGYVLAATSILGKLQQNTVYALIPTVLFLLLPVLDTTQVFVRRLLAGNNPLSTPGKDHLHHRLLAWGFSQRHAAFTLWSITLFFNLLAMKIQGMSLAVMMTTAISIIILLAFTVWQRIRQQP; via the coding sequence ATGAATCTAGACAACTCCCTTAAGTCCCTTGGTATTGCCGACCCTAGCGGCACCGGCTGGTTGGCGGTAGTATTTACGTTCCTTTTGGCTTGGCTTGTAACTTGGCGTTTAATTCCGACAGTCCGTAAATTCGCCTTGCGGGTAGGTTGGGCTGACCAACCCAACGCCCGGCGACTCAATCGAGAACCTTTACCCAATGCAGGGGGGCTGGCTATCTACGCCGGTGTAATCGCTGCGCTGGTATTAGCTAGCCTTTTACGACCGATCGAACTCCAAAACGTATTGGCTCAGGTGCTCACTATTCTGTTAGGGGGTTCGATATTAGTTCTTGTAGGCTTTATCGACGATCAGTTTGGCTTACCGCCCTCTGTTCGATTGTGGGCGCAAATTGTCACGGCACTGTTATTGGTAGCTAATGGTATCAGTGTAAAAGTCTTGTTTGGTACTCCCATTGACTCATTCCTGTCTATGTTGCTGACCGTACTGTGGGTAGTAGGGATTACCAATGCTATCAACTTGATGGATGGTATGGATGGTTTGGCAGGAGGAATCAGCTTTATTACCGCTATGAGTTTGTTGGGGGTTGCCGCCCAGTTTAACAATCGGGCGGCAGCAATCTTGGTACTTGCAGCCTTGGGAGGTGCTGCACTAGGATTTTTGCGCCATAACTTCCATCCATCACGCATTATTATGGGTGATGCCGGAGCATACTTTTTTGGCTATGTGCTGGCAGCAACTAGTATTTTAGGTAAACTGCAACAAAACACAGTTTATGCATTAATTCCTACGGTTTTATTTCTATTATTGCCAGTGCTAGATACTACTCAAGTATTTGTGCGGCGGCTACTAGCAGGAAATAATCCTCTGAGTACTCCAGGCAAAGACCATTTGCACCACCGCTTACTTGCTTGGGGATTCTCCCAGCGCCATGCTGCATTCACGCTTTGGTCAATTACCTTATTTTTCAATTTGCTGGCGATGAAAATTCAAGGTATGAGTTTGGCTGTGATGATGACTACCGCCATTAGCATTATCATCCTTTTGGCCTTTACTGTCTGGCAAAGAATACGCCAACAGCCTTAG
- the fabG gene encoding 3-oxoacyl-[acyl-carrier-protein] reductase: MTLLQGKVAIITGASRGIGRAIAIELASQGAIAVVNYASSSAAAEAVVTEITEAGGEAIAIQADVSQGDQVDTLVNTVMEKFKRVDILVNNAGITRDNLLLRLKTEDWQAVIDLNLTGVFLCTRAISKIMLKQRSGRIINITSVAGQMGNPGQSNYSAAKAGVIGFTKSVAKELATRGITVNAVAPGFITTDMTSDLNNPEDILKYIPLGRFGQPEEVAGMVRFLAADPAANYITGQVFNVDGGMVMA; encoded by the coding sequence ATGACATTATTACAAGGTAAAGTCGCAATTATCACAGGTGCATCACGAGGAATTGGCAGAGCGATCGCAATTGAATTAGCCTCACAAGGAGCGATCGCAGTTGTTAATTATGCCAGTTCGAGTGCAGCAGCTGAGGCAGTTGTTACAGAAATTACAGAAGCGGGAGGGGAAGCGATCGCTATTCAAGCCGATGTTTCTCAAGGCGATCAAGTAGACACACTAGTTAACACCGTTATGGAAAAGTTTAAGCGTGTGGATATCTTAGTCAACAACGCAGGTATTACCCGCGACAATCTGCTTTTGCGTTTGAAGACAGAGGATTGGCAAGCTGTGATAGACCTGAATCTAACTGGTGTTTTCTTATGTACACGTGCCATCAGTAAAATTATGCTGAAGCAGCGATCGGGTCGAATTATTAATATTACCTCGGTTGCTGGGCAAATGGGCAACCCAGGGCAATCCAACTACAGCGCCGCCAAAGCCGGTGTAATCGGCTTCACTAAAAGCGTTGCCAAAGAATTAGCTACTCGCGGCATCACCGTTAACGCCGTCGCCCCTGGATTCATCACCACCGACATGACCAGCGATCTTAATAACCCCGAAGATATTCTCAAATACATCCCCCTCGGTCGCTTCGGTCAGCCGGAAGAAGTCGCTGGCATGGTACGCTTCCTCGCCGCAGATCCCGCCGCCAATTACATCACCGGACAAGTTTTTAATGTCGATGGCGGTATGGTAATGGCCTAA
- the trxA gene encoding thioredoxin, protein MATKKQFNSFEEMLSASDVPVLVDFYADWCGPCQMMVPILEQVNLQLKDRLRIVKIDTEKYTDLATEYKIASLPTLVLFKQGQPVDRIEGVMQAPQLVQYLQTKI, encoded by the coding sequence ATGGCAACGAAAAAACAATTTAACAGCTTTGAAGAGATGCTGTCTGCTTCTGATGTACCTGTATTAGTAGATTTTTACGCTGACTGGTGTGGCCCATGTCAGATGATGGTGCCAATTTTAGAGCAAGTCAATCTCCAACTTAAGGATCGTCTACGGATTGTCAAAATTGACACAGAAAAATACACAGATTTGGCCACTGAGTACAAAATTGCCTCTCTCCCGACCTTAGTACTATTTAAGCAGGGTCAACCTGTAGACCGGATAGAGGGAGTGATGCAAGCACCGCAGCTAGTGCAATATTTGCAAACCAAGATTTAA